One window from the genome of Garra rufa chromosome 1, GarRuf1.0, whole genome shotgun sequence encodes:
- the hapstr1a gene encoding HUWE1-associated protein modifying stress responses 1 has translation MEEKKEESEAEIHEHGPEHWFSKWERQCLAEAEREEPNEEEVNQNQEKLWHLFQNSATAVAQLYKDRVCHQQGLSMWSPFQNAATAVTNLYKESVDAHKRSFDLGIQIGHQRRNKDVLAWVKKRRRTIRREDLISFLCGKAPPPRTSRAAPKLTVMSPNRPPSSDTVSSVETDLQPFCEAIALHGLSGAMASVSVRSSTPGSPTHVSGSSNAGRRRNGLHDVDLNTFISEEMALHLGSAGTRKRTSVQCADVITDSPTHKRNRML, from the exons atggaggagaagaaggaggagaGCGAAGCGGAGATCCACGAACACGGACCCGAACATTGGTTCTCCAAATGGGAGCGCCAATGCCTCGCAGAGGCCGAAAGGGAAGAACCGAACGAGGAGGAGGTGAACCAGAACCAGGAGAAACTGTGGCATCTCTTCCAGAATTCCGCTACGGCGGTGGCGCAACTTTATAAAG ATCGAGTCTGTCATCAGCAAGGACTGTCAATGTGGTCTCCATTTCAGAACGCTGCAACAGCAGTGACTAATCTTTACAAAG AGAGCGTTGATGCACACAAAAGGAGCTTTGATTTAGGAATCCAGATTGGTCATCAGCGACGTAATAAAGATGTTTTGGCCTGGGTAAAAAAGCGAAGGAGAACTATACGAAGGGAGGATTTGATAAGTTTCCTATGTGGTAAAGCACCACCACCAAGGACTTCTAGAGCTGCCCCCAAACTGACTGTCATGTCTCCTAACCGACCACCTTCATCGGACACAGTATCATCTGTAGAGACTGATTTACAGCCCTTCTGTGAGGCCATAGCACTACATG GTCTAAGTGGAGCGATGGCCAGCGTCAGCGTCCGCTCAAGCACTCCTGGCTCTCCGACTCATGTCAGCGGCAGCTCAAACGCAGGGCGCAGAAGGAACGGACTGCACGACGTAGACTTAAACACTTTCATATCGGAGGAGATGGCCCTCCACCTTGGCAGCGCAGGCACCAGGAAGCGGACCTCGGTCCAGTGCGCCGACGTCATCACAGACTCCCCAACCCATAAACGCAACAGAATGCTCTGA